From Segatella copri, the proteins below share one genomic window:
- a CDS encoding vWA domain-containing protein codes for MKYQNNKDLAEAQYYLKMLDDFCKSGQVKIPDPTGTAMPWNLKEDPLKDYLIHLFTLKVTIPETGEEVQKFVRQVVNSKIKSKVFYDCVGKFIVECVHHMRFQRQRAWTESHRADDVLDWAPFKRMDEQVWLPLLDQLEQEHAEDGFDKPFFLKLMTGDGASKPENWERLVRDWKVCIDHQVLNKLKDFISLRQNNFETGLVRMMDQITRNMKTKGVSEQRAVQAWELMTNGWTETEFERRLNQVKIQDKYPEIKEIVAKMGRVADANGIDRLTIASGVEMKMEHSAGSDIEGITVGDDLNSLLPLELAQYSDEDMEGLFIYKYRTRRLQTFRYKSEMSKPSRKLGFTHASRKGPMIVCLDTSASMYGTPERISSTLISLLEETAEDLERDCFLIDFSVSTRAIDLMAKRKAERLKRIGITMMESAEADAAPSDGDGQAHTGRGIRRQPTTTHLPFIGGGTSAKKMMTQMFDLLDNDGLHYVNADVLWITDFLIPDPPQQLLSRFREYKETGTRFYGIRIVRDDDKEPNSWKEYFNQIYTIRYRPLRRY; via the coding sequence ATGAAATACCAGAATAACAAGGATTTGGCGGAGGCACAGTATTACTTGAAGATGCTGGATGACTTCTGCAAGTCGGGACAGGTGAAGATTCCTGATCCGACAGGCACCGCCATGCCTTGGAATTTGAAGGAAGACCCGCTGAAGGATTATCTTATTCATCTCTTTACTCTGAAAGTAACGATTCCGGAAACTGGCGAAGAGGTGCAGAAATTCGTGCGCCAGGTGGTGAACAGCAAAATCAAGAGCAAGGTATTCTATGATTGTGTGGGAAAATTCATCGTGGAATGCGTCCATCACATGCGGTTCCAGCGCCAGCGTGCCTGGACCGAGAGTCATCGGGCTGATGATGTGCTCGATTGGGCTCCCTTCAAGCGGATGGATGAGCAGGTGTGGCTCCCCTTGCTCGACCAGCTGGAACAGGAACATGCTGAAGATGGGTTCGATAAGCCTTTCTTCCTCAAGCTGATGACTGGAGACGGGGCTTCGAAACCCGAAAACTGGGAAAGGCTGGTAAGAGACTGGAAGGTCTGCATCGACCATCAGGTATTGAACAAGCTGAAGGACTTCATCTCCCTGCGCCAGAACAACTTCGAAACAGGACTGGTGCGCATGATGGACCAGATAACCCGCAACATGAAGACGAAGGGCGTTTCGGAACAGCGCGCCGTACAAGCCTGGGAACTGATGACGAACGGATGGACTGAAACGGAGTTTGAACGCCGTCTGAACCAGGTGAAGATTCAGGATAAATACCCCGAAATCAAGGAGATTGTGGCGAAGATGGGACGAGTAGCCGATGCTAACGGCATAGACCGGCTCACCATCGCATCGGGCGTAGAGATGAAGATGGAGCATTCAGCGGGTAGCGATATTGAGGGCATTACCGTGGGCGATGATCTCAACTCCCTTCTCCCGCTTGAACTGGCACAGTACAGCGATGAAGATATGGAGGGCCTCTTTATATATAAGTATCGCACGCGAAGACTCCAGACCTTCCGTTATAAGAGCGAAATGTCGAAACCATCCCGCAAACTGGGCTTTACCCATGCCTCCCGCAAGGGTCCGATGATTGTCTGCCTGGACACCTCAGCCAGCATGTATGGCACGCCTGAAAGGATATCCTCAACACTCATCTCTCTGCTGGAAGAGACGGCAGAAGATCTGGAGCGAGACTGCTTCCTGATAGATTTCTCCGTCAGTACCCGTGCCATCGACCTGATGGCGAAGCGGAAGGCAGAGCGCCTGAAGAGAATCGGAATCACTATGATGGAATCAGCCGAAGCAGATGCAGCTCCTTCCGACGGAGATGGACAGGCGCATACCGGGCGAGGCATCCGGCGGCAGCCTACCACAACCCACCTTCCATTTATCGGAGGCGGAACATCGGCAAAGAAGATGATGACCCAGATGTTCGACCTTCTCGACAACGATGGTCTTCATTACGTGAATGCCGATGTGCTTTGGATTACCGACTTCCTGATTCCAGATCCGCCACAGCAGCTGTTGTCGAGATTCCGGGAATACAAGGAGACGGGTACCCGATTCTATGGCATCCGCATCGTGCGTGATGATGACAAGGAGCCGAACAGCTGGAAGGAGTACTTCAATCAGATTTATACCATCCGGTACCGCCCGCTGCGAAGATATTAA
- a CDS encoding C-GCAxxG-C-C family protein → MMNEQKILTPELEARVHRAVDNFMQGYGCCQSVVAAFADLYGLDDEMAKRIGAGFGGGVGRMRMMCGAVSGIVVLVGLDCGQTEGDDREGKSACYKVVQDLLAKSKEQNGSIICAEILGLKGHEKAQSSYVASARTAEYYKSRPCAAKVESAARIFAEYLMEKK, encoded by the coding sequence ATGATGAATGAACAGAAAATATTGACTCCAGAGTTGGAGGCGCGTGTTCACCGGGCTGTGGATAACTTTATGCAAGGCTATGGCTGCTGCCAGTCGGTAGTGGCTGCCTTTGCCGATTTATATGGTCTTGATGATGAGATGGCGAAGCGCATAGGTGCCGGCTTCGGTGGTGGAGTAGGCAGAATGAGAATGATGTGTGGTGCTGTTTCGGGCATCGTGGTGCTCGTTGGCTTGGATTGCGGACAGACCGAGGGGGATGACCGTGAGGGCAAGTCGGCCTGCTATAAGGTGGTGCAGGATTTGCTCGCCAAATCGAAGGAGCAGAATGGTAGTATCATCTGTGCCGAAATCCTCGGCTTGAAGGGCCACGAGAAAGCGCAGTCCAGCTATGTGGCTTCGGCAAGAACGGCAGAATATTACAAGTCTCGCCCTTGCGCAGCCAAAGTAGAGAGTGCTGCAAGAATCTTCGCAGAATATCTGATGGAGAAAAAATAA